The genomic window GGAGAACATCCGGGATTATCTCTCGGCGGGAGCAGCGCTTGCCGGGGTTTCTACGGCGCTTCTGGGCGGAGGAGACGACTATCAGTCCATAAAGCAGAGAGCCGGGGAGTTCTCCCGGTTCTGCACATAGAAGATGGATACAAAGCCTGTTGCGAGAGAATTCTATCTTGACTCGATAGACGAGGTATTTGCCGAGATCTTCTGTCTTTTCGGCGGCGGTTTTCATGTCCTTATGGAAATTGTCCCCGAGACTTCACTGGTAGGCGCTTCTTTTCTCCCCAGTACTGCGGCGGTTCATCGAGACGAAGCGGTCGATTTCGAGCTTTGTGCCTTTGAGTGTTCGGGTGTTTCCGCGGAGGATTTCGAGGAGTATGTGGAAATTCCCGTGCATACGAGCAGCGCGCTTGAGTTCTTCGACTATGTTTTTTCACAAGAAACGAAGATTGACTGCCACGTGGACTTCTCGGGAAACAGCTGGATGATAATTCTTAACTGCTCGCGGTGAAAATCGCCGCGGCTGTGTTCTTCGGATTTGCCGACCTAGGGTCGCAGCCGGGCTTTTAGTTCGGCACGGGCAACAAAATATGGTTCAGAGAACTGCGTTTTCAAGAGACTGGACGAACTGAATCCCCCGGATGTTCTTTCTGCTGAGGCGATTATCGTTTGTAATGAACAGGTCTGCCCTTGCAACGGAAGCGCATGCGAGCTGTATAGCATCTGGAGCCTGAATTGAAGGGTCCTGGCGGATTTCAGCAAACTTGAGGGCGGCAGGGGAATCAAACGGCAGTACTGTCGCAGCAGCTGAAATCGCAAGTTCATAAAACTGTGCAAGCTTGTCATCGCCCATTTTCTTGGGTTTGATGAGAATCTCACCCAGCGTGAGTGCCGAAGTGAGCAGTTCATCTTCGCGTTCAATCATCCGTTGGCGCAGTGCCGAAACTCGCTCGCTCCGCTCGCCTTTGTCTTCAAAGAGATATATGAAGAGATTTGTATCCCAGAAAATTCTGCTCATTGCCATCCCGCACGAAGTTGACTGACGTAGGAGTCCGCATCTTCTTGGGCCCATATCTCTTTTCCCATGCCACTTAGTGAAAGTATCGGGTCAACCTCCTCGGTATTGGCGCCTCCTGTATAATCATGATTATACCAGTCAAGCAGCTCGCGATACTTCTTTGGAATATCCTTCTCGTTTGGGGCATTTTTTCCGGTACGAAGATGGTGGTACGGATCTCCTGGCTTGTAGAGTCGGCGGCGTCCTTTGGATGTTTCAATCAGCATTTTGTATCTTCCTGGATTGGGAGGTCTGTTAGCCACGCAGTGAAGGTAGGCATGAATTTGCACTCCGGGTCTTAGCGGCTCCGGGCCAGCGACTTTTTCGATTTCTGCTTGACGAACTATTTCCCTGACAGCAAAGTCTCTCTGATCGGGGTTTTTTATATGAAGTAGCGCTGTTGCTATCCATACCTCATCGGCGACAAGAATTTTTACCATACTGCTCTCCTTATCTTTGTATACAAGGTAAACTTAGTATGTTGTGATTACAATGTCAAATTTGGAGAGGAGAGGCGGATTTGTAGAGGATATGAAAAACATAGAACTATGGCACCTAAATGAAGAACAAATGCTCGAGAAAATGAATTCCTTGGCACGCGACGCAATGAATTTTTCAATTTACAGCCCCGAGGATCGGATCTGGTCATTCGTATGAGGTTCGTTTCAGCTCGGAGCATTCGGAAAGGTTTCGTCAATCATGGGAGATAGGACAGGGAAAGTTTAAGGAAATCACCCATGGGCGGGAGCCTTTAGCTCGCGTATTTTGCGGCTGACTCCTGTATCAATGACTGAACATGAGGAGATGAAACTGGCCTTTGACCACTAGAGGTTTTACGTATTCATCTCTTAAATTCAAGGGACTGAATTTCCGTCAAGCCCTGCAAAATCCCTGCAATCCCCACGGCTTTTTCACGCTAGTTGCAGGCAGTAATTTTATTTAAAGTTTCCGGGAAGTTAAAAAAAGCCTATGGCTTTTTCCCATGTTTGCGGGTATAACCCGTAAACATGGATACCAAATCACAACACAATCACCCGCAGTTCTCCTTGCAGGACGTCATAGTGAGAGTAGTGAGTTCCAACGAAGTTCTCAAGTGGGAGGCTCTCATGAGAGAACATCATTACCTTGGCTTCAAACAGTTCGCCGGCAGAGGTATGCGCTACGTAGCGGAGCATAAGGGACAATGGCTGGCTATCGCAGCGTGGCAGGCAGGCGCTTTTATGTGCGCCCCCCGTGACCGCTGGGTGGGATGGAAAAAAGAGTGTCAGTTCAAAAACCTCCACCTCATAGGGAACAACACCAGGTTTCTTATACTGGGCGAAGCGGGAGAGTTCCCCAATCTTGCTTCTTATTTCCTATCTTCCATGACAAGGAGATTAAGCTCAGACTGGATGGAGCACTACGGACACGGTCTGCTGCTTGCCGAGAGTTTTGTAGACCCAAGACACTTTGACGGGGGAATGTACAAGGCGTCTAACTGGGAGTTTGCCGGTCTGAGCAGAGGATACGCCCGTTCCAACGGCAGCTACAAAAAGCCCCATGGCAACAGGAAGGAACTTTATGTCTGTCCGCTGCGCAAAAATGCCGGGAGCATGCTTCGCAACGCCGATTCTCTGGGAGATGAGTGGAAGGCCAAAAGAGCGGGTACGCGGCGTTCGGACGAGGAGCTTTCTTCGCTTTACGAGGCGTTGGGCGATATTCCTGATTATCGCAGAGCCCAGGGGAGAAAGCACACGGTGCAGTGTGTTCTGGCCATCTATATTCTCTCCACTTTGTCCGGCAACACCGGAACTTATGCCGCCGCGCAGTTTGCAGAGAATCTTTCACAGAAAGAACTTGCGTTGCTCGGGGCTTGGTACAACAGGGAGAAACGAAGGTATGAATCTCCTTCCAATCCCACGATGCACAGGATGATAAGGAATCTGGATACGCAGAAGCTTGAAGCCGTGGTTTCCCGTTTCACCACACCCCAGATAGAGGTTTCAAAGGCCGTGGCTGTTGACGGAAAGCGCATACGGGGCGCAAACAGAAACGCAGAAGATCACTACGAGGTGGTAACGCTGGTTGATCATGCAAGCGGAGTGCCTCTTGGGAGTCTTGATTTAAGGGATGAGGGTGCGGAGATAGCCGCGGTGCTCTCTTTGCTTGAAGTGGTGTGTGTTGAGGGGAAGGTGATAACCCTTGACGCTCTGCATACGACGAAGAACACCGCGCGCGCCATAGTGGAGTCTCATGGGGCGGATTATATGTTTACGGTAAAAGGCAACAGCCCCACGGCGCATGAGAGGCTGACGGCGCTTGAGTGGGGCAGGGATGCCGTGGGGCGTTTTACGGAGAAGGTGAGCAAGGGACATGGGCGCATGGAGCAGCGTTCAATAGAAGTTGTCAATGCGTACTTCAGAATGATTGACTACCCGCACGCAAAGCAGGTTTTCAGGGTGAGGCGCTGGGCGAAGAACGTAAAGACGGGGAAAGAGAGTGTCGAACACGCCTATGGCATTACGTCGGCGGACGCGGAGAAAGCATCCCCGCAGCAGCTGCTTGAGTGGAACAGGGGGCATTGGG from Candidatus Dadabacteria bacterium includes these protein-coding regions:
- a CDS encoding ISAs1 family transposase, which encodes MDTKSQHNHPQFSLQDVIVRVVSSNEVLKWEALMREHHYLGFKQFAGRGMRYVAEHKGQWLAIAAWQAGAFMCAPRDRWVGWKKECQFKNLHLIGNNTRFLILGEAGEFPNLASYFLSSMTRRLSSDWMEHYGHGLLLAESFVDPRHFDGGMYKASNWEFAGLSRGYARSNGSYKKPHGNRKELYVCPLRKNAGSMLRNADSLGDEWKAKRAGTRRSDEELSSLYEALGDIPDYRRAQGRKHTVQCVLAIYILSTLSGNTGTYAAAQFAENLSQKELALLGAWYNREKRRYESPSNPTMHRMIRNLDTQKLEAVVSRFTTPQIEVSKAVAVDGKRIRGANRNAEDHYEVVTLVDHASGVPLGSLDLRDEGAEIAAVLSLLEVVCVEGKVITLDALHTTKNTARAIVESHGADYMFTVKGNSPTAHERLTALEWGRDAVGRFTEKVSKGHGRMEQRSIEVVNAYFRMIDYPHAKQVFRVRRWAKNVKTGKESVEHAYGITSADAEKASPQQLLEWNRGHWAVESKNHYRRDVTFGEDRSTVRVGSGPANSAVCNNIALAVILGRKKEFESVPAAARHFSQNRGDAFCAIELSPRE
- a CDS encoding PIN domain-containing protein, which gives rise to MSRIFWDTNLFIYLFEDKGERSERVSALRQRMIEREDELLTSALTLGEILIKPKKMGDDKLAQFYELAISAAATVLPFDSPAALKFAEIRQDPSIQAPDAIQLACASVARADLFITNDNRLSRKNIRGIQFVQSLENAVL